Proteins from a genomic interval of Bifidobacterium longum subsp. infantis ATCC 15697 = JCM 1222 = DSM 20088:
- a CDS encoding FHA domain-containing protein: protein MSEWTVKINGVDRISVKPGECVEIGRKPLRPLADDGNTRLDVADQTKSMSKRHAMFTVKSNGTASVRDLGSTNGSYVVRENGDLLRLPANTEFLLPASPMRMQFGDVPADFIRLDDPVAKPLDLKVPDLFGYAVHEAPQEPDAADMSVDDILDLRAGEPTAIFSADNVRRKVDELELGSLNITQPVTKNDEPAIPRDLFADALAQHAEQETERKTQQAMDSVVLPKQQTEPESSTVAPASKHSRISGIVPVDAIAHAVVKHSPSTSEPAVASAAVVESDAAAGASKSAENVQSEDTQPEIAQPATAQSETDQPAADVPDDQQRTAAEAYQESTAAGVADQQPSAETETAQQSVSEASDIYSTGVHTPVFEPGSVFERVAKGELKAQEPAVEVDGLTSDEAKTTQDFNVQFEVARHPELLAFLAMNPYLYDDMYSWLAARGEADIDEALSHNKGYQEYREAVGK from the coding sequence GTGAGCGAGTGGACGGTGAAGATCAACGGTGTCGACCGGATCAGCGTCAAGCCGGGGGAGTGCGTGGAAATCGGCCGTAAGCCGTTACGCCCCCTTGCCGATGATGGCAACACCCGCCTTGACGTCGCCGATCAAACCAAATCGATGTCCAAACGGCACGCCATGTTCACGGTAAAAAGCAACGGTACGGCCTCGGTCCGCGATCTTGGATCGACCAATGGATCGTATGTGGTGCGGGAAAATGGCGATTTGTTGCGCTTGCCGGCCAATACCGAGTTCCTATTGCCGGCGTCTCCCATGCGCATGCAGTTCGGTGATGTGCCTGCGGACTTCATTCGTCTCGACGATCCAGTGGCAAAGCCGCTCGACCTCAAGGTGCCTGATTTGTTTGGCTATGCGGTTCACGAAGCACCGCAGGAGCCGGATGCGGCGGATATGTCCGTCGACGATATTCTTGATTTGCGGGCCGGCGAGCCGACCGCCATCTTCAGCGCGGATAATGTGCGACGCAAGGTTGACGAACTTGAACTTGGCTCACTGAATATCACGCAGCCCGTGACGAAAAACGATGAGCCGGCCATACCCCGTGACCTGTTCGCGGATGCGCTGGCCCAGCATGCCGAGCAGGAGACCGAACGCAAAACCCAGCAGGCCATGGACTCCGTGGTACTGCCGAAGCAGCAAACTGAGCCTGAGTCGTCGACCGTAGCGCCCGCGTCCAAGCACAGCAGAATCTCCGGTATTGTCCCGGTAGATGCCATCGCCCATGCTGTCGTTAAGCACTCTCCCAGCACAAGCGAGCCGGCAGTGGCATCGGCGGCGGTTGTTGAATCCGATGCAGCGGCTGGCGCAAGCAAGTCAGCCGAAAACGTCCAGTCTGAAGACACCCAGCCTGAGATCGCTCAGCCGGCAACCGCCCAGTCTGAAACCGACCAGCCGGCAGCTGACGTACCGGACGATCAGCAGCGGACCGCAGCCGAAGCATATCAAGAATCCACCGCAGCAGGCGTAGCAGACCAGCAGCCGTCTGCCGAAACCGAAACCGCTCAGCAGTCGGTCTCCGAAGCGTCTGATATCTACTCCACGGGCGTACACACCCCAGTCTTCGAGCCCGGCTCGGTGTTCGAGCGTGTGGCCAAGGGCGAGCTGAAAGCACAGGAGCCGGCAGTCGAAGTCGATGGCCTGACCTCTGACGAGGCAAAAACCACGCAAGATTTCAATGTTCAGTTCGAAGTCGCCCGTCATCCTGAATTGCTGGCGTTCCTCGCCATGAATCCGTACCTGTACGATGACATGTATTCTTGGCTCGCCGCCCGTGGCGAGGCCGATATTGACGAAGCCCTGTCTCACAACAAGGGCTATCAGGAATACCGCGAAGCGGTTGGAAAGTGA
- the rplL gene encoding 50S ribosomal protein L7/L12: MAKYTNDELLEAFGEMTLVELSEFVKAFEEKFDVEAAAPVAAVAAVAGAAAPAEEEKDEFDVILSAVGDKKIQVIKAVRAITSLGLAEAKALVDGAPKAVLEKAKKEDAEKAKAQLEEAGASVELK; the protein is encoded by the coding sequence ATGGCTAAGTACACCAACGATGAGCTGCTGGAAGCCTTCGGCGAGATGACCCTGGTCGAGCTCTCCGAGTTCGTGAAGGCCTTCGAGGAGAAGTTCGACGTCGAGGCCGCCGCTCCGGTCGCCGCCGTCGCCGCTGTTGCCGGTGCCGCCGCTCCGGCCGAGGAAGAGAAGGATGAGTTCGACGTCATCCTCTCCGCCGTCGGCGACAAGAAGATCCAGGTCATCAAGGCTGTCCGCGCCATCACCTCCCTCGGCCTGGCCGAGGCCAAGGCTCTTGTCGACGGCGCTCCGAAGGCCGTCCTCGAGAAGGCCAAGAAGGAAGACGCCGAGAAGGCCAAGGCTCAGCTGGAAGAGGCTGGTGCCTCCGTCGAGCTCAAGTGA
- the rplJ gene encoding 50S ribosomal protein L10 has product MKRPEKEAVVAQLTEEFRNADAVYLTEYRGLTVPQISDLREKLGRDTSYTVAKNTLARIAAKEAGIEGLDEILSGPTAITFVKGDFIEAAKVIRDFAKDNKALVIKGAAADGTVYDAEGAKKLADLKSRPQLLAEFAGDIKASMAKAAYLFNALPTKAVRTIDALREKQEKAA; this is encoded by the coding sequence ATGAAGAGGCCCGAAAAGGAAGCGGTAGTCGCTCAGCTTACGGAAGAATTCCGTAACGCTGACGCCGTCTACCTGACCGAGTACCGCGGGCTTACCGTTCCGCAGATTTCCGATCTGCGTGAAAAGCTAGGCCGCGATACTTCCTACACCGTGGCAAAGAACACGCTGGCACGCATCGCCGCCAAGGAAGCGGGCATTGAGGGTCTCGACGAGATTCTCTCCGGCCCGACCGCCATCACCTTCGTGAAGGGCGACTTCATCGAGGCTGCGAAGGTCATCCGTGACTTCGCCAAGGACAATAAGGCTCTTGTCATCAAGGGTGCCGCCGCTGACGGCACTGTCTACGATGCCGAGGGCGCCAAGAAGCTGGCAGACCTCAAGTCCCGCCCGCAGCTGCTTGCCGAATTCGCCGGCGACATCAAGGCATCGATGGCCAAGGCCGCGTACCTGTTCAACGCCCTGCCTACCAAGGCTGTGCGCACGATCGACGCCCTGCGCGAAAAGCAGGAGAAGGCTGCCTGA
- a CDS encoding NCS2 family permease — MEKFFHLKENGTTVSTEILAGLTTFFAMAYVIVVNPQILSQTGMPWGGVFLATIIAAIIGTLVMGLFANVPYAQAAGMGLNAFFTYTVCFGLGFTWQQTMCMVFLCGLINILITVTRIRKMIILAIPEPLQRAIGGGIGLFVAYVGMLNVGLIKFTPGDPKAAAKGGAVAATPGLADFNDKVLWVFLIGLVLAIVFTVMKVKGGMLLAIAITTVIGIPFGVTTWSNSQSISETFSQLPQTFGAIFSAEGFPALFSDVSKLPLVIVTIFAFSMSDTFDTLGTFIGTGRRTGIFSAEDEKALENGHGFSSKMDKALFADSIATSIGAICGTSNTTTYVESSAGIAAGGRTGLTSVVVAICFALSAFLAPVVSAVPSAATAGVLVIVGCMMAASLKEVRWDDIAEAIPAFFAAVFMAFSYSISYGIAGGFIMYCIVKTCKGKAKEVHPIIWIVAALFILDFVCMAIL; from the coding sequence ATGGAGAAATTCTTCCATTTGAAGGAAAACGGCACGACCGTCTCGACTGAGATTCTGGCCGGCCTGACCACGTTCTTCGCGATGGCCTACGTCATCGTCGTCAACCCGCAGATCCTGTCGCAGACGGGCATGCCGTGGGGCGGCGTGTTCCTGGCCACCATCATCGCCGCCATCATCGGCACCCTGGTCATGGGCCTGTTCGCCAACGTGCCGTACGCCCAGGCCGCCGGCATGGGCCTCAACGCGTTCTTCACCTACACCGTATGCTTCGGCCTCGGCTTCACCTGGCAGCAGACCATGTGCATGGTGTTCCTGTGCGGCCTGATCAACATCCTCATCACCGTCACCAGAATCCGCAAGATGATCATCCTGGCCATCCCCGAGCCTCTGCAGCGCGCCATCGGCGGCGGCATCGGCCTGTTCGTGGCCTATGTGGGCATGCTGAACGTCGGACTGATCAAGTTCACCCCCGGCGACCCGAAAGCCGCGGCCAAGGGAGGCGCCGTGGCGGCGACCCCGGGTCTGGCCGACTTCAACGACAAGGTGCTGTGGGTCTTCCTGATCGGCCTCGTACTGGCCATTGTGTTCACCGTGATGAAGGTTAAGGGCGGCATGCTGCTGGCCATCGCCATCACCACCGTGATCGGCATCCCGTTCGGCGTTACCACCTGGTCCAACTCGCAGTCCATCAGCGAAACCTTCTCCCAGCTGCCGCAGACCTTCGGCGCGATCTTCTCCGCTGAGGGCTTCCCGGCGCTGTTCTCCGACGTCTCCAAGCTGCCTCTGGTCATCGTGACCATCTTCGCCTTCTCCATGTCCGATACGTTCGACACCCTGGGCACTTTCATCGGCACCGGCCGCCGCACCGGCATCTTCTCCGCCGAGGATGAGAAGGCTCTGGAGAACGGTCACGGCTTCTCCTCCAAGATGGACAAGGCCCTGTTCGCCGACTCCATCGCCACCTCCATTGGCGCTATCTGCGGCACCTCGAACACCACCACCTACGTCGAGTCTTCCGCCGGCATCGCCGCAGGCGGCCGCACCGGCCTGACCTCCGTGGTTGTGGCGATCTGCTTCGCCCTGTCCGCGTTCCTGGCCCCGGTCGTCTCTGCCGTGCCGTCCGCCGCAACCGCCGGCGTGCTGGTGATCGTCGGCTGCATGATGGCCGCCTCCCTGAAGGAAGTCAGGTGGGACGACATCGCCGAAGCCATCCCGGCGTTCTTCGCAGCCGTGTTCATGGCCTTCTCCTACTCCATCTCCTACGGCATCGCCGGCGGCTTCATCATGTACTGCATCGTGAAGACCTGCAAGGGCAAGGCCAAGGAGGTTCACCCGATCATCTGGATTGTGGCCGCGCTGTTCATTCTGGACTTCGTGTGCATGGCGATTCTGTGA
- a CDS encoding polyribonucleotide nucleotidyltransferase: protein MEGPEIKAVEAVIDNGSFGKRTLRFETGRLAQQADGAVAAYLDDDSMILSTTTAGSSPKENYDFFPLTVDVEEKMYAAGKIPGSFFRREGRPSSEAILACRIIDRPLRPLFPHTLRNEVQVVETVLAVNPDDAYDVIALNAASASTMISGLPFEGPVSGVRLALIDGQWVAFPRWSERERAVFEIVVAGRVVENGDVAIAMIEAGAGKNAWHLIYDEGQTKPDEEVVAGGLEAAKPFIKVICEAQDELKKIAAKETKEFQLFPEYTDELYARIDEIAHKDLDEALSIAEKLPRQDRIHEIKEHVREVLADEFTDMDDAEKDKELGNAFKELQRQIVRRRILTEDYRIDGRGLRDIRTLSAEVDIVPRVHGSALFQRGETQILGVTTLNMLKMEQQIDALSGPQSKRYMHNYEMPPYSTGETGRVGSPKRREIGHGALAEKALVPVLPSREEFPYAIRQVSEAIGSNGSTSMGSVCASTLSLLAAGVPLKAPVAGIAMGLVSGDVDGQHIFKTLTDILGAEDAFGDMDFKVAGTSEFITALQLDTKLDGIPADILAAALQQAKEARATILEVINECIDGPAEMSEFAPRIITTSVPVEKIGEVIGPKGKMINQIQEDTGAEIAIEDDGTVFISSEGGEAAKKAKSIIDSIANPHVPEAGETYNGKVVKTTSFGAFVNLTPGTDGLLHISQIRNLANGERIDAVEDVLREGDTVEVIVQGVDDRGKISLAIPGFEDQENNARPSRGDRDDRRGGRGRGDRDDRRGGRGRRSDRDDRDFDDRDDRPRRRRSDDFEDDYDDRPRRRRSDDRDFDRDDRDDDRPRRRRSADRDFDDRDDRDARDSRDDDRPRRRRSADRDDRGDRDDRRGGFRGGRGRGSDRNPRYATDDNYDDYRADREERTERPRRRVRRDFDPFED, encoded by the coding sequence ATGGAGGGTCCCGAAATCAAGGCCGTTGAGGCCGTAATCGACAATGGATCGTTTGGCAAGCGCACGCTGCGCTTCGAGACCGGCCGCCTCGCCCAGCAGGCCGATGGCGCTGTGGCCGCCTACCTCGACGACGATTCCATGATTCTGTCCACCACCACCGCCGGTTCCAGCCCGAAGGAGAACTACGACTTCTTCCCGCTGACCGTCGATGTTGAAGAGAAGATGTACGCTGCCGGCAAGATTCCGGGCTCGTTCTTCCGCCGTGAAGGCCGCCCGAGCTCCGAGGCCATCCTCGCCTGCCGCATCATCGACCGCCCGCTGCGCCCGCTGTTCCCGCACACCCTGCGCAACGAAGTGCAGGTCGTCGAGACCGTGCTCGCCGTGAACCCTGATGACGCTTACGATGTCATCGCCCTGAACGCCGCTTCCGCCTCCACCATGATTTCCGGCCTGCCGTTCGAAGGCCCGGTCTCCGGTGTGCGTCTGGCGCTGATCGACGGCCAGTGGGTCGCCTTCCCGCGTTGGAGCGAGCGTGAGCGCGCCGTGTTCGAGATCGTGGTCGCCGGCCGTGTGGTCGAGAACGGTGATGTTGCCATCGCCATGATCGAGGCGGGTGCCGGCAAGAACGCCTGGCACCTCATCTATGACGAGGGTCAGACCAAGCCCGATGAGGAGGTCGTGGCCGGTGGTCTTGAAGCCGCCAAGCCGTTCATCAAGGTGATCTGCGAGGCTCAGGATGAGCTCAAGAAGATCGCCGCCAAGGAGACCAAGGAATTCCAGCTCTTCCCGGAGTACACCGACGAGCTGTATGCCCGCATCGACGAGATCGCTCACAAGGATCTGGACGAGGCCCTCTCCATCGCCGAGAAGCTGCCGCGCCAGGACCGCATCCACGAGATCAAGGAGCACGTGCGCGAGGTGCTCGCGGACGAGTTCACCGATATGGACGACGCCGAGAAGGACAAGGAGCTGGGCAACGCCTTCAAGGAACTGCAGCGCCAGATCGTGCGTCGCCGCATCCTGACCGAGGACTACCGCATCGACGGCCGTGGCCTGCGCGACATCCGCACCCTGTCCGCCGAGGTGGACATTGTGCCTCGCGTGCACGGTTCCGCCCTGTTCCAGCGTGGCGAGACCCAGATTCTGGGCGTCACCACCCTGAACATGCTCAAGATGGAGCAGCAGATCGACGCTCTGTCCGGTCCGCAGTCCAAGCGCTACATGCACAACTACGAGATGCCGCCGTACTCCACTGGTGAGACCGGCCGCGTCGGCTCCCCGAAGCGCCGCGAAATCGGCCATGGTGCCCTCGCCGAGAAGGCTCTCGTGCCGGTGCTGCCGAGCCGCGAAGAGTTCCCCTACGCCATCCGCCAGGTCTCCGAGGCCATCGGCTCCAACGGTTCCACTTCCATGGGTTCCGTCTGCGCCTCCACGCTGAGCCTTTTGGCTGCCGGCGTGCCGCTGAAGGCTCCGGTTGCCGGCATCGCCATGGGCCTTGTGTCCGGCGATGTTGATGGCCAGCACATCTTCAAGACCCTCACCGATATCCTGGGTGCCGAGGATGCCTTCGGCGACATGGACTTCAAGGTGGCCGGTACTTCCGAGTTCATCACTGCCCTGCAGCTCGACACCAAGCTCGACGGCATCCCCGCCGACATCCTGGCCGCCGCTTTGCAGCAGGCCAAGGAAGCCCGCGCCACGATTCTCGAGGTCATCAACGAGTGCATCGACGGCCCGGCCGAGATGAGCGAGTTCGCTCCGCGCATCATCACCACCTCCGTCCCGGTTGAGAAGATCGGCGAAGTCATCGGCCCGAAGGGCAAGATGATCAACCAGATTCAGGAAGATACCGGCGCTGAAATCGCCATCGAGGATGACGGTACCGTCTTCATCTCCTCCGAGGGTGGCGAGGCCGCTAAGAAGGCCAAGTCCATCATCGATTCCATCGCCAACCCGCACGTGCCCGAGGCCGGCGAAACCTACAACGGCAAGGTCGTCAAGACCACGTCGTTCGGCGCTTTCGTGAACCTCACCCCCGGCACCGACGGCCTGCTGCACATCTCCCAGATCCGCAACCTGGCCAACGGCGAGCGTATTGACGCCGTCGAAGACGTGCTCAGGGAAGGCGACACCGTTGAGGTGATCGTTCAGGGTGTCGATGATCGCGGCAAGATCTCCCTGGCCATCCCTGGTTTCGAGGATCAGGAGAACAACGCCCGACCGAGCCGTGGCGATCGCGATGACCGCCGTGGCGGCCGTGGCCGTGGTGATCGTGACGATCGCCGTGGCGGCCGTGGCCGTCGCTCCGATCGCGATGACCGTGACTTCGACGATCGTGACGACCGTCCGCGTCGCCGTCGCTCCGATGACTTCGAGGATGATTACGACGACCGTCCGCGTCGCCGTCGCTCCGATGACCGTGACTTCGATCGCGATGATCGCGATGATGATCGTCCGCGTCGCCGTCGTTCTGCCGACCGTGACTTCGATGATCGTGATGACCGTGATGCTCGCGACTCCCGTGATGATGATCGTCCGCGTCGCCGTCGTTCTGCCGATCGTGATGACCGTGGCGATCGTGATGACCGCCGTGGCGGTTTCCGTGGCGGCCGTGGCCGTGGCTCGGACCGCAACCCGCGCTATGCCACTGACGACAACTACGACGACTACCGCGCCGACCGCGAAGAGCGTACTGAGCGCCCGCGTCGCCGCGTCCGTCGCGACTTTGATCCGTTCGAGGACTAA
- the rpsO gene encoding 30S ribosomal protein S15 has protein sequence MALTADEKTQIINEYATHEGDTGSPEVQVALLSKRIADLTEHLKEHKHDHHSRRGMQLMIGDRRRLLDYLKRVDINRYRSLIERLGLRR, from the coding sequence GTGGCACTGACGGCTGACGAGAAGACCCAAATTATCAACGAGTACGCGACGCACGAAGGTGACACCGGTTCCCCCGAGGTCCAGGTGGCTCTGCTGTCCAAGCGTATCGCCGACCTGACCGAGCACCTCAAGGAGCACAAGCACGACCATCACTCCCGTCGTGGTATGCAGCTGATGATCGGTGACCGTCGTCGCCTGCTTGACTACCTCAAGCGCGTCGACATCAACCGTTACCGTTCCCTCATCGAGCGTCTGGGTCTGCGTCGATAA